The proteins below come from a single Arthrobacter sp. B1I2 genomic window:
- a CDS encoding cobalamin-independent methionine synthase II family protein codes for MSQNTDHIRVTHAGSLPRTPELIAANAAKEADGITPEFLELLQASVVDVVQRQKDLGIDIPNDGEYGHTMSSSVDYGAWWNYSFARLGGLEPTNVDRWADAEVRRSSPGRVVLTSFPDRRDRQAFNEAYNDPSSGILTHRKSVAQPKIAGPLTYTGQDLVGSDIRNLKTGLAAAGLTDGFVASLSPGSCARVANEYYKSDEELVYACADAMREEYKAIIDAGLTVQLDDPSLAESWDQINPEPALADYLKFIQLRVEATNWALRDLPQEQIRLHVCWGSWHGPHTTDIPFADIIGSVLQINAGAYSFEAANVRHEHEWRVWEDTRLPEGKVIIPGVVSHATNVVEHPDLVADRIVRFADVVGRENVIASTDCGLGGRVHPQIAFAKLEALGEGARRASKRLW; via the coding sequence ATGTCCCAGAACACCGACCACATCCGCGTGACCCACGCCGGCTCGTTGCCCCGCACCCCGGAACTCATCGCGGCCAACGCTGCCAAGGAAGCCGACGGCATCACCCCGGAATTCCTGGAACTCCTTCAAGCCTCCGTGGTGGACGTAGTGCAGCGCCAGAAGGATCTCGGCATCGACATCCCCAACGACGGCGAGTACGGGCACACCATGTCCAGCTCCGTGGATTACGGCGCGTGGTGGAATTACTCCTTCGCCCGGCTCGGCGGCCTGGAGCCCACCAACGTTGACCGCTGGGCCGATGCCGAAGTGCGGCGGTCGTCCCCCGGCAGGGTGGTCCTGACCTCCTTCCCCGACCGGCGGGACCGGCAGGCCTTCAATGAGGCCTACAACGATCCCTCCTCCGGCATCCTCACCCACCGCAAGAGCGTCGCCCAGCCCAAGATCGCCGGCCCCCTGACCTACACGGGCCAAGATCTCGTTGGCTCGGACATCAGGAACCTGAAGACCGGGCTCGCCGCGGCCGGCCTCACGGACGGCTTCGTGGCGTCCCTCTCCCCCGGCTCGTGCGCCCGGGTGGCCAACGAGTACTACAAATCCGATGAGGAACTCGTCTACGCCTGCGCCGATGCCATGCGGGAGGAATACAAGGCGATCATCGACGCCGGCCTCACAGTCCAGCTTGATGACCCGTCCCTGGCCGAAAGCTGGGACCAGATCAACCCCGAGCCCGCCCTGGCGGACTACCTGAAGTTCATCCAGCTGCGGGTGGAAGCCACCAACTGGGCACTTCGCGACCTCCCCCAGGAACAGATCCGGCTGCACGTCTGCTGGGGCTCCTGGCACGGCCCGCACACCACGGACATCCCGTTCGCCGACATCATCGGGTCGGTACTGCAGATCAACGCCGGGGCATACTCCTTCGAAGCCGCGAACGTCCGCCACGAACACGAATGGCGGGTATGGGAGGACACCAGGCTGCCCGAGGGCAAGGTGATCATTCCCGGCGTCGTCTCGCACGCCACCAACGTGGTGGAGCACCCGGACCTGGTGGCGGACCGCATTGTCCGCTTCGCCGACGTCGTGGGCCGGGAGAACGTCATCGCCTCCACTGACTGCGGCCTGGGCGGCCGTGTCCACCCGCAGATCGCCTTCGCCAAGCTGGAGGCACTGGGCGAGGGCGCACGCCGGGCCTCCAAGCGCCTCTGGTAA
- a CDS encoding uracil-DNA glycosylase produces MTALAPETFHEQLLSRRYEPSVAAVNELCDSLQEAKPGTVVPYVDPMHDVDECRIISLFSNIGEMDPSGFITPGDQDAATRMLGIQWKLALRPEFVMPWNVHPWHVPGEANGKFTPDQIQAGLKPLLKFLALVPRASVIVAHGTEANRLANLLLKTEVPLLWRRGLKTYKVRSLSGRAFAGSPARQEEYLEDMRTAYTDAMARTGIARKA; encoded by the coding sequence ATGACAGCCCTGGCCCCCGAAACATTCCACGAACAGCTCCTGAGCCGCCGCTACGAACCCAGCGTGGCCGCCGTCAACGAGCTGTGTGATTCCCTGCAGGAGGCCAAGCCCGGAACCGTGGTGCCCTACGTGGACCCTATGCACGATGTGGACGAATGCCGCATCATCAGCCTGTTCTCCAACATTGGCGAGATGGACCCGTCCGGGTTCATCACCCCCGGGGACCAGGATGCCGCTACCCGCATGCTGGGCATCCAGTGGAAGCTGGCCCTCCGCCCTGAGTTCGTCATGCCATGGAACGTCCACCCCTGGCACGTCCCGGGCGAAGCCAACGGCAAGTTCACCCCGGACCAGATCCAGGCGGGCCTGAAGCCGCTGCTGAAGTTCCTGGCCCTGGTGCCCCGCGCCTCGGTCATCGTGGCGCACGGCACTGAGGCCAACCGCCTGGCCAACCTGCTGCTGAAGACCGAAGTGCCGCTCCTCTGGCGCCGCGGCCTGAAGACCTACAAGGTCCGCTCCCTCAGCGGCCGCGCCTTCGCCGGTTCCCCGGCCCGCCAGGAGGAATACCTCGAGGACATGCGCACAGCCTACACCGACGCCATGGCGCGCACGGGGATCGCCCGGAAAGCATAG
- a CDS encoding DUF3151 domain-containing protein, whose product MSDEFRRNLMGPEPTLLPAETEVNQQLEGGQEPLDLVAKHPTSSLLWALLAEEAWAEGRTIDSYAYSRVGYHRGLDSLRRNGWRGVGPIPWEHEPNRGFLRALYSLGRASSAIGEADEPERIEKFLNDSDPTAKAAIEGQ is encoded by the coding sequence ATGTCGGATGAGTTCCGCAGGAACCTGATGGGGCCGGAGCCCACGCTCCTGCCCGCCGAGACCGAGGTCAACCAGCAGCTGGAAGGCGGCCAGGAGCCCCTGGACCTCGTGGCCAAGCACCCCACATCCTCGCTGTTGTGGGCTCTGCTGGCGGAAGAGGCCTGGGCGGAGGGGCGCACCATCGACTCCTACGCCTACTCACGGGTGGGCTACCACCGGGGACTGGACTCGCTGCGCCGCAACGGGTGGCGCGGCGTCGGCCCCATCCCCTGGGAGCACGAGCCGAACCGCGGGTTCCTGCGCGCCCTGTACTCCCTTGGCCGGGCTTCCTCGGCCATCGGCGAAGCGGACGAGCCGGAACGGATCGAGAAGTTCCTGAACGACTCCGATCCCACGGCGAAGGCAGCCATCGAGGGCCAGTAA
- the fbaA gene encoding class II fructose-bisphosphate aldolase — MPIATPEIYAEMIDRAKAGGFAFPAVNVTSSQTLNAALRGFAEAESDGIVQVSTGGAAYWSGASTKDMVAGSLGFAAFAREVAKNYGVNIALHTDHCPKDKLDGFVLPLLAASEAEVKAGRNPLFNSHMWDGSAETLQDNLRIARELLERTAAAKMILEVEIGTVGGEEDGVENAINDKLYTTVEDALATIDALGSGDNGRYITALTFGNVHGVYKPGGVKLRPEILKDIQAQVGAKIGKDNPFDLVFHGGSGSSDQEIADAVSYGVIKMNIDTDTQYAYTRPVADHMFKNYDGVLKVDGEVGNKKTYDPRVWGASAEAGLAARVVEATKQLGSAGKTF; from the coding sequence ATGCCCATTGCAACCCCAGAGATCTACGCCGAGATGATCGACCGTGCGAAAGCGGGCGGCTTCGCATTCCCGGCCGTGAACGTCACGTCATCGCAGACGCTGAACGCCGCCCTTCGCGGCTTTGCCGAGGCGGAGTCCGACGGCATCGTGCAGGTTTCCACCGGCGGCGCCGCCTACTGGTCCGGCGCCTCCACGAAGGACATGGTTGCCGGTTCCCTGGGCTTCGCCGCCTTCGCCCGCGAGGTGGCCAAGAACTACGGCGTCAACATTGCCCTCCACACGGACCACTGCCCCAAGGACAAGCTGGACGGCTTCGTCCTGCCCCTGCTGGCTGCTTCCGAGGCTGAGGTCAAGGCCGGCCGCAACCCGCTGTTCAACTCGCACATGTGGGACGGCTCCGCCGAAACCCTGCAGGACAACCTGCGCATCGCCCGGGAACTGCTTGAGCGCACGGCTGCCGCCAAGATGATCCTCGAGGTGGAGATCGGCACGGTTGGCGGCGAGGAAGACGGCGTGGAGAACGCCATCAACGACAAGCTGTACACCACCGTGGAAGACGCCCTGGCCACCATTGACGCCCTCGGCTCCGGTGACAACGGCCGCTACATCACGGCCCTGACCTTCGGCAACGTCCACGGCGTCTACAAGCCCGGCGGCGTCAAGCTCCGCCCGGAGATCCTCAAGGACATCCAGGCGCAGGTGGGTGCGAAGATCGGCAAGGACAACCCGTTCGACCTGGTGTTCCACGGCGGCTCCGGCTCCTCCGACCAGGAGATCGCGGACGCCGTCTCCTACGGCGTGATCAAGATGAACATCGACACCGACACCCAGTACGCCTACACGCGTCCCGTGGCGGACCACATGTTCAAGAACTACGACGGCGTCCTCAAGGTTGACGGCGAAGTGGGCAACAAGAAGACCTACGACCCCCGCGTCTGGGGTGCTTCCGCCGAAGCCGGCCTCGCAGCCCGCGTGGTGGAAGCCACCAAGCAGCTCGGTTCGGCCGGAAAGACCTTCTAG